GACCCCGTGCCGCCGATCCCGCGCGACGCCGCGATCGAAATCAGCCGCTATCAGGCCAAGTTGGCCGCCGACCCGGCCGACGGCGTGGCGGCCGAAGATCTGGCCGACCTGCTGCTCGACCTCGGCTACTCCGACTGGGCGCTGCGCGTCGCCGGGGACGCGGCGCGGTTCGAGCGGTCGCCGACCCGCTGGCGCGCCCTGCGCGGCGTGTCGGCGGCACACGCCGAGCGCCTCGAGGTCGCGGACGCGCTCCGGTGGGGAGAACTGGCCCTGTCGGCATGCGAGGCGAACGAGGTCGCCTGTCCCGCCCACGAGCAGGTCCGGTTGCGCATCTACATCGCGCAGCTGCGGGCGGGCGTCGAAAGCGGCATCGACCCGCGGGTCGATCCCGCCGGGTTTCGCGCCGCGATCAGCCGCGCCGGAGTGCGCAACGTGCGCCTGAAGGCGCCGCGGGACGTCGTCGACTCGGCGCGCGAGTCGGCGTCCGGCGGCCGCTGACGCGGATGATCGCGGCGAGGGGCGCACGGCCGCCGTCGCATCGCGTATCCTCGGCGAATGGCACGGTCAGCATCGCTCGAGATGAGCGCGAGGGCGAACAGCGCACTGCGGACGGACGATCGGGACCTCGACGCGGCGATCGCGGCGCTGCGCGACCGGGCCCGCGAGTGGGCGCGGCTCGCGCCCCGCGCCAAGGCGGAACTCGTGCGCGCGTGCATCCCGCGGGTGTTGGCGGCCGGCGACGAGTGGGCCGCGACCGGCGCGCGCGCGCGCGGCGCCGACCCGGCCGAAGAATGGCTCGCGGGCGTGACGCCGACCGTGCGCCAGCTGAGGCTGTTCGCCGACACGCTCGACGCGATCGCGGCGGCGGGCAAACCACCGCTGGGTCGCCGCGCGCGCACGCTGCCCAACGGGCGGCTCGCGATCGACGTGTTCCCCGCCAGCGGCATCGACCGCGCGAGCTTCGCCGGGTTCACCTGCCACTGCGTGATGGACGAGGGCGTCGACCGCGACGCGGCGCGGCGCCGGCAGGCTGCGTTCTACGACGTGTCGGACCCGGACGGTGGCGTGTCCCTGATCCTCGGCGCCGGCAACGTGTCGTCGATCCCGCCGATGGACGTGCTCAGCAAGCTCGTCGCCGACGGCTTCGTGTGCTTGCTCAAGATGAACCCGGTCAACGAGTGGGTCGGGCCGATCCTCGAGCGGGCGTTCGATCCGCTCATCCGCCGCGGGTACCTGCGCATCGTCTACGGAGGGGCGGACGTCGGCCAGTACCTCGTCTATCACGAGGAGATCGACGACATCCACATCACCGGCTCCGACCGGACGCACGACTTGATCGTCTGGGGGCCGCCCGGCCCGGAGCGGGACCGACGCCAGCGCGAAAACGACCCGGTTCTCACGATCCCGATCACGTCGGAACTCGGCAACGTGTCGCCGGTCGCCATCGTTCCGCACGCGTACAGCGACGAGGAGCTGTGGTTTCAGGCGCGCAACGTGGTCACGATGGTGACCAACAACGCGTCGTTCAACTGCAACGCGGCCAAGATGTTGATCACGTCGCGGCAGTGGCCGCAGCGCGACCGGTTCCTCGACATGATCGAGCGCGGTCTGGCCGCGGTGCCGCCGCGCAAGGCCTACTACCCCGGCGCGTTCGACCGCTACGCGCGGCTTACCGAAGGGCGAGACGGCGTGCGCCGGATCGGGACGGCGAAGGACGGCACGTTGCCGTGGGCGGTCATTCGCGACGTACCGCCCGGCAGCGACGACGATCTGTTTCGAGTGGAACCGTTTTGCGGCATCCTGTCGGAGACGGCGCTCGACGCCGGCGAGCCGGACCAATTCCTCGCGGAGGCGACTGCGTTCATGAACGAACGGCTGTGGGGCACGCTCAACGCGATGATCGTGATCCACCCGTCCCACGAGCGCGACCCGACGATCGCGGCGTCACTCGACCGGGCGATCCTCGATCTGCGCTACGGCACGGTGGCGATCAACCACTGGCCGGCGCTCGGCTACGCATTCGGAACGCCGCCGTGGGGCGGCCACCAGAGTTCGACCCTCGCGGACATCCAGAGCGGGCTCGGCTGGGTGCACAACACGTACCTGCTCGACGGCATCGACAAGTCGGTCGTCCGCGGAAACCTGGTCGTCAAGCCGCACCCGGCGTGGTTCTACGACAACACGCGAGCCGGCGCGATCGCGCCGGCGGTAGCGCGGATGGAGGCAAGTCCGAGCTGGTGGAAGCTGCCCGGGTTGATGTGGAGGGCGCTGGTATGACGAAGCCGCGCGACCCGGAGCGCACGGCGTGGTTCGACGCCGCCGTGCAGTATGCCGTCGACTGTCACCGCGGTCAGATGCGCAAGGGGTCGGACGCGCCGTATATCGTGCATCCGCTGCGGGTCGGGTTGACGTTGCAGCTACACGGGTTTGCCGAACCGGTCGTAATCGCCGGCCTGCTGCACGATGTCGTCGAAGACTGCGGGATCGCGCTGGCCGAACTCGCGGCGCGGTTCGACGAGCGCGTCGCCGCGCTGGTCGAAGCGGTGACCGAGCCCGACAAGTCCAAGCCGTGGGACGTGCGCAAGCGCGAGTCGCTCGACCGGATGGACCACAGCGACGCCGACGCGCTCGCGATCAAGGCGGCCGACGCGCTCGACAACGTGCGCT
The Deltaproteobacteria bacterium genome window above contains:
- a CDS encoding aldehyde dehydrogenase family protein, which produces MARSASLEMSARANSALRTDDRDLDAAIAALRDRAREWARLAPRAKAELVRACIPRVLAAGDEWAATGARARGADPAEEWLAGVTPTVRQLRLFADTLDAIAAAGKPPLGRRARTLPNGRLAIDVFPASGIDRASFAGFTCHCVMDEGVDRDAARRRQAAFYDVSDPDGGVSLILGAGNVSSIPPMDVLSKLVADGFVCLLKMNPVNEWVGPILERAFDPLIRRGYLRIVYGGADVGQYLVYHEEIDDIHITGSDRTHDLIVWGPPGPERDRRQRENDPVLTIPITSELGNVSPVAIVPHAYSDEELWFQARNVVTMVTNNASFNCNAAKMLITSRQWPQRDRFLDMIERGLAAVPPRKAYYPGAFDRYARLTEGRDGVRRIGTAKDGTLPWAVIRDVPPGSDDDLFRVEPFCGILSETALDAGEPDQFLAEATAFMNERLWGTLNAMIVIHPSHERDPTIAASLDRAILDLRYGTVAINHWPALGYAFGTPPWGGHQSSTLADIQSGLGWVHNTYLLDGIDKSVVRGNLVVKPHPAWFYDNTRAGAIAPAVARMEASPSWWKLPGLMWRALV
- a CDS encoding bifunctional (p)ppGpp synthetase/guanosine-3',5'-bis(diphosphate) 3'-pyrophosphohydrolase, whose protein sequence is MTKPRDPERTAWFDAAVQYAVDCHRGQMRKGSDAPYIVHPLRVGLTLQLHGFAEPVVIAGLLHDVVEDCGIALAELAARFDERVAALVEAVTEPDKSKPWDVRKRESLDRMDHSDADALAIKAADALDNVRSILADHAVLGPAVWERFTRGAEQQAWYYGEVAARVVRGLGGRPLARELAGAAAELACVVAADR